CGGCCGTCGCCGGGCTGATCATCGCCTTGGACCCGGCGACGGAGGACGTGGCCAGGACCGCGTCCACGCTCAGGTGGTGGACGGTCGGGCGGCTCGTGAGCGGCGACCCGTCGGCGGGAACGTGCTTCGCGGTGGGTGACGGTGCGACCGTCTCGACGCCGCCGGCGGCGACGGGCGAGGCGGAGGCCCTCGGGGCGGCGGGGGCGGAGGGCGAGGGCGAGGCGGACGCGGAGGCGGAGGCGGAGGCCCTCGGGGAGGCGCCCGGTGAGCGCGTGCCGCTCGGCTCGTCGTAGATCACCGCCTCGGTGAGATCGAGCGTGATCTTCCCGTCCTTCAGGTACAGCGGGTCGAAGACGACCGCCTTGCCCGCCGCCAGTGCCTGCTCAGCCGCCTGGTCCTTCACCCCGTAGAGGTTGCGCAGCACGCCGGCGTCGCCGGCGGGGATCTCCCCGAACCCGGTGGAGGAGTAGTTGCGGTGCCTGATGCAGCGCGGGTCGTCCAGGGCCGGGCTCGGCGTCACGGAGCCGTTCGGGCCCGTCGCGTTGTCCGGGTCGTCGGCCGGGCAGCGGCGCTCCTTGGGGATGGAGATGTCCACCTGCCCGCAGACGCTCTGCCCCGCTTGGCAGTCGCCCATGAAGCTGACGCCGAGGACGTCGGCGCGCGGGCCGAGATCCGGCACGTTGCTCTCCACCGCGCCGCGCAGCTGCGGCAGCAGTGCGCCGTCCGCCGCGCTGCCCCAACCGGTGGCGAGGGTGACCGCCCCGGTGGGTGCGGAGGCGACGTACTCCCGGCGGCCCTGCTCCGCACTGCTGGCGCTGTAGACGCCGACCGCGACGGAGCCCGCGACCGCCGCCATCACGGCGGCCACGGCGGGTGCGGTACGGCCCCGGTGGCGCACCGAGTCGCGCAGGGCGAGCCGGGGACCGAGCGGCAGCACCCGGCCGAGCCGGCCGAAGAGACCGACCAGGAACGGGGCCAGCGCGACCATGCCGAGCTCGGCGATCATCGAGCCGCCGAGCACCGCGGTGGTGTGGCTGCCGACCCCGCTGGTCGAGCCGAGCAGCGCCAGCGCGGCGCCACCGCCCACCATCAGCAGGCCGAGTACGGCCAGCCGCTTGCTCGGCGGCTTCAGCGAACCGCGGCCGGTGAGCGCGGCGACCACGTCCTGCCGGGAGGCCTGGACGGCGGGGACGACCGCCGCGAGCAGCCCGGTGACCAGGCCGATGCCCATCACGCCGAGCAGGTCGGCCGGCTGGAGGTCGAAGTGGCCGAAGCGGCTTCCGGCGTACTGCTCGGCCTGCGGACGGAGCAGGGCGACCAGGCCGATCGCGCCGACCAGCCCGACCGCCGCGCCGGTGACGCCGAGCACGACGCCGCCGCCGAGCACCACCGCGCGCACGTGCGCGCGGTCACCGCCGCCGGCGGCCAGCAGCCCCAGCTGCCGCCGGGAGCGCCTGGCCCCGACGGCGAAGGCGGGGCCCGCGAGCAGCACGATCTCCAGCAGCGCCATCCCGGCGACGGTGGCCAGGATCACGACGGAGGTCCGGTCGAAGTAGCTGCCGCCCCCGCCGTACCGGTCCTGGGCGAGGAAGTAGGGCACCTCGGAGCGGGCGGGCGGGTCGAGGATCACGGAGCGCGAGGCCGCGCTGAAGCCGTAGGAGTTGAGTTCCTTCACCTTGGCCCAGTCGAC
The sequence above is drawn from the Kitasatospora sp. NBC_00315 genome and encodes:
- a CDS encoding FtsX-like permease family protein — encoded protein: MKLTAWRVALRIARRDALRAKGRSALVVAMVALPVLGVAGADVVFRSAQLDPGEAVARSIGRADLQIDSLGGGLTVLQAPDPDEGTTVDSPKDGARLTPEQQRSQDTDPATLARQLLPAGSTLIPVGSGPWVSTSTRDGLSKVQTEEADLADPVWQGRITVLDGRPPAAAGEIAATRAFLDDARLAIGDRTTFSVLPGKPYTITAAVEFPGRLRTDTLIGRPGDLVPALKAAAGTEQDKGAGAYEQTRWLVKLPAGASVDWAKVKELNSYGFSAASRSVILDPPARSEVPYFLAQDRYGGGGSYFDRTSVVILATVAGMALLEIVLLAGPAFAVGARRSRRQLGLLAAGGGDRAHVRAVVLGGGVVLGVTGAAVGLVGAIGLVALLRPQAEQYAGSRFGHFDLQPADLLGVMGIGLVTGLLAAVVPAVQASRQDVVAALTGRGSLKPPSKRLAVLGLLMVGGGAALALLGSTSGVGSHTTAVLGGSMIAELGMVALAPFLVGLFGRLGRVLPLGPRLALRDSVRHRGRTAPAVAAVMAAVAGSVAVGVYSASSAEQGRREYVASAPTGAVTLATGWGSAADGALLPQLRGAVESNVPDLGPRADVLGVSFMGDCQAGQSVCGQVDISIPKERRCPADDPDNATGPNGSVTPSPALDDPRCIRHRNYSSTGFGEIPAGDAGVLRNLYGVKDQAAEQALAAGKAVVFDPLYLKDGKITLDLTEAVIYDEPSGTRSPGASPRASASASASASPSPSAPAAPRASASPVAAGGVETVAPSPTAKHVPADGSPLTSRPTVHHLSVDAVLATSSVAGSKAMISPATAAALGLGTAETGSVWLPAKASGSSSIQRASAAVAKVSDGVRFDVERGYRSTTDLITLGLTGFAALVALGAAGIATGLAAADSQRDLTTLAAIGAAPRIRRTLSGFQCGVIAAMGAVLGTICGVVPAVALRKVQALGGAYPGMSPGEAASRAVVVFPWATMGITLVVLPLLAVGLATLLTRSRIVLLRTSG